attttttttattcttaTCGTCTGTAGGACTTGAACCCAAATTCTTATTCAATTATTCACAGATGTGCCTGAGGAAAACATAATCAAAGGTTTGAATTCTTGCTCATCAGCTGCCTGAGGTAACGGGTCAGGTCAGGTTGGGGTACAAACAATTGGGGCATTAAATATGATTTACAAAAACTATAACTTTTTTAATACTAGTGATTTTTTGAATGGGAAAGTTTGTTACTTTTATGCATTAAAAGTACATGTGGCCATGTGGTCAACTTTCAACCCGTTTGATACATTGCATCCTGTACATCCATCTAACATGGGTTGGTCAACCCAGAATCCATCCCACAAGCCGAACCCACAGCGGTTGTGTCGGTGTTTCTGTGGTACGCCGGTGAACTCATGGCTCCATCTTGAAGAGTGCCTTGTGCACCCTCAGTTATATACTCACTTACCAGATATGAGGGAtggttaaaatgaaaaccacttttattgtgaaaactcgaaaactaactaaaaaaagcctaaaaaacacacaaattttttttttcaattttttttataaaaatcgctggtttttatatatataaaaaaaaactttttttcaaaaaaaaaaaattagtacacatgtgtagtacacatacacatattacacatgtgcactacacaaattttcttttttctttttttttttttgaaaattttttttatatatataaaaacctgcgaaatttggtttgcaaaaaaaaaaaaaaaaaaaaaaaaattgtatgtttttttggctttttaaattagttttcgagttttcacaataactagtggttttcatttgaaccttcctcACCAGATATGTTATCAAACAATTAATAGATGTATCAGTGATTTTTAAAATAacacatttgaaaaaaaaaaaaaaaacaagaatttacttgtttttttattaaaaatgctaGAATAGCATGATGTTTAAAGATCCAAGCATTCCAGAAAACACAGCTTCAAGCACAAACCTTAATTATTGTATCTTAATAAAAAGCAGAATTCAGTttcaaatacaaaaaaaaaagactGCATCAAAAGAAAAGGTTTGAAACACTATAAAGAAGTTCACAAAGCCGCCAAGATATCATCTGCACTGGAAACAGTGAACTCGCCGCCTGATTCAACGTTAGCAACCACCACCTTCAGGTTGTCAACCAACAGAGCAAACCGCCTTGACCTGACCCCGAGCCCTTTCTCAGCAAGGTCAAGCTCCAGCCCAAGTGCATGGGTGTAGGTTGCAGACCCATCGGCTAAGAATTTCACGTTCTTGGTCTCTGGGTACGATTTCTTCCACGCCTTCATCACAAACGGATCATTCActgcacatttaaaaaaaaaaaaagatttgtttttttttcattaaatTAGCACAATGACACAATTAAATTTCTTGTTTATACAAACACTTACCACTAATCAACAAAAGGTCCTCCACACCCTTTGCTTTAAGCTCTTCAGATTTCTCAATGAAGCCTGGGACATGCTTCATACTACGCCACACGAATTATCGACAAGAATTtgttacaatttaaaaaaaaaaaacaatttgacATTCAAAAGGAAAAGTGATGTCTGCAAGTAAACTAATTATTTAAaatttgtgatttttttttttttttgcatcgaGAAAGCGTGTATGTGAATTAAATTACAAgcagacgagcaacaaactgcgccgtcattcccttctgaatagaaaaccctaattattgTAACCGAAATTCAACCTCTTATCATTTGCTTCCAATTCTTCATATCAAACCAAACAATCCAAAAACATACATTCAAACACCCTAGATcaagaaacacacacacacacacacacacactatca
The sequence above is drawn from the Helianthus annuus cultivar XRQ/B chromosome 12, HanXRQr2.0-SUNRISE, whole genome shotgun sequence genome and encodes:
- the LOC110893752 gene encoding peroxiredoxin-2B, with the protein product MAPIKVGDTIPDGTLAYFDENDELQQVSVHTLAAGKKVVIFGVPGAFTPTCSMKHVPGFIEKSEELKAKGVEDLLLISVNDPFVMKAWKKSYPETKNVKFLADGSATYTHALGLELDLAEKGLGVRSRRFALLVDNLKVVVANVESGGEFTVSSADDILAAL